In one Kitasatospora cineracea genomic region, the following are encoded:
- the yidC gene encoding membrane protein insertase YidC: MTFGFLSPLYTAVSWIIVQFHSLFSHVFDPDGGLAWGLSIVMMVVVIRICLIPLFVKQIKSTRAMQAIQPKMKAIQERYKNDKQRQSEEMMKLYKEAGTNPFSSCLPILVQAPFFTALYGVLASIANDKTIGVIDKPLLDSAKQAHIFGAPLSAKFVGADSIHIQIVCAVMIVLMSLSQFITQRQLMTKNVDLSVKTPFMQQQKMLMYVFPVMFAVMGINFPVGVLVYWLTTNVWSMGQQLVVIRNNPTPGSKAWDERQVRLKKQGRINPDGSIQKGGLAAMLKGGSKGAAADAQAAVEESVQVRRQQPRKQSKAQRQATGAHQAHSAEHADAADATTDQAEATPAGAASAGKSGPKAGGAKPGAQPGQGQRQQPRRGGQGGQRPKKK; this comes from the coding sequence GTGACCTTCGGTTTTCTGAGTCCCCTCTACACAGCGGTGTCCTGGATCATCGTCCAGTTCCACTCGCTGTTCAGCCACGTCTTCGACCCCGACGGTGGCCTGGCGTGGGGTCTGTCCATCGTGATGATGGTGGTCGTCATCCGGATCTGCCTGATCCCGCTCTTCGTGAAGCAGATCAAGTCGACCCGGGCCATGCAGGCGATCCAGCCGAAGATGAAGGCCATCCAGGAGCGCTACAAGAACGACAAGCAGCGCCAGTCCGAAGAGATGATGAAGCTGTACAAGGAGGCGGGCACCAACCCGTTCTCCTCGTGCCTTCCGATCCTCGTGCAGGCGCCGTTCTTCACCGCCCTCTACGGCGTGCTCGCCTCGATCGCCAACGACAAGACGATCGGCGTCATCGACAAGCCGCTGCTGGACAGCGCCAAGCAGGCGCACATCTTCGGTGCCCCGCTGTCGGCCAAGTTCGTCGGCGCGGACAGCATCCACATCCAGATCGTCTGCGCGGTCATGATCGTGCTGATGTCGCTGTCGCAGTTCATCACCCAGCGCCAGCTGATGACCAAGAACGTCGACCTGTCGGTCAAGACGCCGTTCATGCAGCAGCAGAAGATGCTGATGTACGTCTTCCCGGTGATGTTCGCCGTGATGGGCATCAACTTCCCGGTCGGTGTGCTGGTCTACTGGCTGACCACCAACGTCTGGTCGATGGGCCAGCAGCTGGTCGTCATCCGCAACAACCCGACGCCGGGCAGCAAGGCGTGGGACGAGCGCCAGGTCCGGCTGAAGAAGCAGGGCCGGATCAACCCGGACGGTTCGATCCAGAAGGGCGGCCTGGCGGCCATGCTCAAGGGCGGCTCCAAGGGCGCGGCGGCCGACGCCCAGGCGGCGGTCGAGGAGAGCGTGCAGGTGCGCCGGCAGCAGCCGCGCAAGCAGAGCAAGGCGCAGCGGCAGGCGACCGGGGCCCACCAGGCGCACTCCGCGGAGCACGCGGACGCGGCGGACGCCACGACGGACCAGGCGGAGGCCACGCCGGCCGGGGCCGCGTCGGCGGGGAAGTCCGGTCCGAAGGCGGGCGGGGCGAAGCCGGGGGCCCAGCCGGGCCAGGGCCAGCGCCAGCAGCCGCGGCGCGGTGGCCAGGGCGGCCAGCGGCCGAAGAAGAAGTAA
- the gnd gene encoding phosphogluconate dehydrogenase (NAD(+)-dependent, decarboxylating) — translation MELGLIGLGKMGGNMRERIRRAGHTVIGYDRNPDLADVDSVEQLVAKLEAPRVVWVMVPAGGPTQETVEHLAELLAPGDVVVDGGNSRWTDDVKHAELLAEKGIGFVDCGVSGGVWGLENGYALMYGGDAAHVAKVQPVFDALKPEGDFGSVHAGKVGAGHFAKMVHNGIEYAMMQAFAEGWELLEAAPEVTDVREVFRSWQEGTVIRSWLLDLAVRALDDDEHLAKLKGWAADSGEGRWTVEAAIDHAVPLPAITASLFARFASRQDDSPQMKMIAALRNQFGGHAVESK, via the coding sequence ATGGAGCTCGGCCTCATCGGTCTCGGCAAGATGGGCGGCAACATGCGCGAGCGCATCCGCCGCGCCGGCCACACCGTCATCGGCTACGACCGCAACCCGGACCTCGCCGACGTCGACAGCGTCGAGCAGCTGGTCGCCAAGCTGGAGGCCCCCCGCGTGGTGTGGGTGATGGTCCCGGCCGGCGGCCCGACCCAGGAGACCGTCGAGCACCTGGCCGAGCTGCTGGCCCCCGGCGACGTGGTGGTCGACGGCGGCAACTCCCGCTGGACCGACGACGTCAAGCACGCCGAGCTGCTCGCCGAGAAGGGCATCGGCTTCGTCGACTGCGGCGTCTCCGGCGGCGTCTGGGGCCTGGAGAACGGCTACGCGCTGATGTACGGCGGCGACGCCGCGCACGTGGCCAAGGTGCAGCCGGTCTTCGACGCGCTCAAGCCCGAGGGCGACTTCGGCTCGGTGCACGCCGGCAAGGTCGGCGCCGGCCACTTCGCCAAGATGGTCCACAACGGCATCGAGTACGCCATGATGCAGGCCTTCGCCGAGGGCTGGGAGCTGCTGGAGGCCGCCCCCGAGGTCACCGACGTGCGCGAGGTCTTCCGCAGCTGGCAGGAGGGCACCGTGATCCGCTCCTGGCTGCTCGACCTGGCCGTCCGGGCGCTGGACGACGACGAGCACCTGGCCAAGCTCAAGGGCTGGGCCGCCGACTCCGGCGAGGGCCGCTGGACGGTCGAGGCCGCCATCGACCACGCGGTGCCGCTGCCCGCGATCACCGCCTCGCTGTTCGCCCGGTTCGCCTCCCGCCAGGACGACTCCCCGCAGATGAAGATGATCGCCGCGCTGCGCAACCAGTTCGGCGGCCACGCGGTCGAGTCCAAGTAA
- a CDS encoding GNAT family N-acetyltransferase yields the protein MGRRVVPLTLDNLSDLPDPCRSCVFWELDPVSGRDAQDAGKGELEKEGWISAVLLEWGSCGRVAYVDDRPAGFVLYAPPAYVPRGQSFPTSPISPDAVQLMVSRVLPEFQGQGLGRVLVQSVAKDLIRRGFRAIEAFGAQGREVPSCVLPADHLLAVGFKTVRPHHRYPRLRLEARTTLSWKGDVEGALERLLGGRRKEPALRPF from the coding sequence GTGGGACGAAGGGTCGTTCCGCTGACGCTGGACAACCTCTCGGATCTGCCGGACCCCTGCCGCTCCTGCGTCTTCTGGGAGCTCGACCCGGTCAGCGGGCGGGACGCGCAGGACGCCGGCAAGGGGGAGTTGGAGAAGGAGGGCTGGATCTCCGCCGTGCTGCTGGAGTGGGGCTCCTGCGGGCGGGTCGCCTACGTGGACGACCGCCCGGCCGGGTTCGTGCTCTACGCCCCGCCCGCGTACGTGCCGCGCGGGCAGTCCTTCCCGACCAGCCCGATCTCGCCGGACGCGGTGCAGCTGATGGTCTCCCGGGTGCTGCCGGAGTTCCAGGGGCAGGGACTGGGGCGGGTGCTGGTGCAGTCGGTGGCCAAGGACCTGATCCGGCGCGGCTTCCGGGCGATCGAGGCGTTCGGCGCGCAGGGGCGGGAGGTGCCGAGCTGCGTGCTGCCGGCCGACCACCTGCTGGCGGTGGGCTTCAAGACCGTTCGGCCGCACCACCGGTACCCGCGGCTGCGGTTGGAGGCGCGCACCACGCTGTCCTGGAAGGGGGACGTGGAGGGCGCGCTGGAGCGGCTGCTGGGCGGGCGGCGGAAGGAACCGGCGCTGCGGCCGTTCTGA
- a CDS encoding protein jag, translating into MTDGTTSAVDTAPAGESVLSRLEHEGDIAADYLEGLLDIADLDGDIDMDVEGDRALVSIVGEGDDRALQRLVGQDGEVLEALQELTRLAVHRETGERSRLMLDVAGFRARKRAELAELGAEASERVRSTGEQVKLRPMTPFERKVVHDAVAAAGLRSESEGEEPQRCVVVLPA; encoded by the coding sequence GTGACGGATGGCACCACCTCCGCCGTCGACACCGCGCCGGCCGGTGAGAGCGTCCTCTCGCGTCTGGAGCACGAGGGTGACATCGCTGCCGACTACCTGGAGGGTCTGCTGGACATCGCGGACCTGGACGGCGACATCGACATGGACGTCGAGGGGGACCGGGCGCTGGTCTCCATCGTCGGCGAGGGCGACGACCGGGCGCTGCAGCGGCTGGTGGGCCAGGACGGCGAGGTGCTGGAGGCGCTCCAGGAGCTGACCCGACTGGCCGTGCACCGGGAGACCGGGGAGCGCAGCCGCCTGATGCTGGACGTCGCGGGCTTCCGGGCGCGCAAGCGGGCCGAGCTCGCGGAGCTGGGCGCGGAGGCCTCCGAGCGGGTCAGGAGCACCGGCGAGCAGGTCAAGCTGCGGCCGATGACCCCGTTCGAGCGCAAGGTGGTGCACGACGCGGTGGCCGCCGCGGGGCTGCGCAGCGAGTCGGAGGGCGAGGAGCCCCAGCGCTGCGTGGTCGTGCTGCCGGCTTGA
- the yidD gene encoding membrane protein insertion efficiency factor YidD — translation MKYLLMGLIRLYQWTISPLLGPVCRYYPSCSRYGYEAVRVHGAIKGGWLTVWRILRCNPWSPGGVDHVPPRKHPVWHRRLRNLLNPTSGTAEPEPVAKPDAQGV, via the coding sequence ATGAAGTACCTGCTGATGGGCCTGATCAGGCTCTACCAGTGGACGATCAGTCCGCTGCTCGGTCCGGTGTGCCGTTATTACCCCTCGTGCTCCCGCTACGGGTACGAGGCGGTGCGCGTCCACGGCGCGATCAAGGGCGGTTGGCTGACCGTCTGGCGCATCCTGCGCTGCAATCCTTGGTCTCCCGGTGGGGTCGACCATGTTCCGCCGCGAAAGCACCCGGTGTGGCACCGCCGGCTGCGCAATCTGCTGAACCCCACGAGCGGGACCGCCGAGCCGGAGCCGGTGGCGAAGCCCGATGCCCAAGGAGTCTGA
- a CDS encoding ParA family protein: MDDTPVAGAAHTAVPVAGQAGEALPRPAATRVMVVANQKGGVGKTTTTVNLAAGLAMHGLRVLVIDLDPQGNASTALGIDHHAEVPSIYDVLVEGKPLADVVQPVVDVEGLFCCPATIDLAGAEIELVSLVARESRLQRAIAAYEQPLDYVLIDCPPSLGLLTVNAMVAGQEVLIPIQCEYYALEGLGQLLRNVELVRAHLNPSLHVSTILLTMYDARTRLAAQVAEEVRTHFEKEVLATAIPRSVRISEAPSYGQTVLSYDPGSTGALSYLEAARELALRAEVAKTTVGRHRAGAAVVPPQSGGETSAPTAQHSSMEGNR, from the coding sequence GTGGATGACACCCCCGTCGCAGGGGCCGCGCACACCGCCGTCCCGGTCGCCGGGCAGGCCGGGGAGGCGCTGCCCCGGCCCGCCGCGACCCGGGTGATGGTGGTCGCCAACCAGAAGGGCGGGGTGGGCAAGACCACCACCACCGTCAACCTGGCCGCCGGGCTGGCCATGCACGGGCTGCGGGTGCTGGTCATCGACCTCGACCCGCAGGGCAACGCCTCGACCGCGCTCGGCATCGACCACCACGCCGAGGTGCCGTCGATCTACGACGTGCTGGTCGAGGGCAAGCCGCTGGCCGACGTGGTGCAGCCGGTGGTCGACGTGGAGGGGCTGTTCTGCTGCCCGGCCACCATCGACCTGGCGGGCGCCGAGATCGAGCTGGTCTCGCTGGTCGCCCGGGAGAGCCGGCTGCAGCGCGCCATCGCCGCGTACGAGCAGCCGCTGGACTACGTGCTGATCGACTGCCCGCCCTCGCTGGGGCTGCTGACCGTCAACGCGATGGTGGCCGGCCAGGAGGTGCTGATCCCGATCCAGTGCGAGTACTACGCGCTGGAGGGCCTCGGCCAGCTGCTGCGCAACGTGGAGCTGGTGCGGGCGCACCTGAACCCGTCGCTGCACGTGTCGACGATCCTGCTCACCATGTACGACGCCCGGACCAGGCTGGCCGCGCAGGTCGCCGAGGAGGTGCGGACGCACTTCGAGAAGGAGGTGCTGGCCACCGCCATCCCGCGGTCGGTGCGCATCTCCGAGGCTCCCAGCTACGGGCAGACCGTCCTGTCCTACGACCCCGGCTCCACCGGCGCGCTCTCCTACCTGGAGGCGGCCCGCGAGCTGGCGCTGCGGGCCGAGGTCGCCAAGACGACGGTCGGGCGGCACCGGGCGGGTGCGGCGGTCGTTCCGCCGCAGAGCGGCGGGGAGACGTCCGCGCCGACGGCACAGCACAGTTCGATGGAGGGCAATCGGTGA
- the rsmG gene encoding 16S rRNA (guanine(527)-N(7))-methyltransferase RsmG gives MDRDGTEPEAPLEGPGQAPEAAGRIFGDRLPLAVRYTELLATAGVQRGLIGPREVPRLWDRHVLNCAVLAELLPAEVSLCDVGSGAGLPGIPVALARPDVSVTLLEPLLRRTTFLEEVVRELGLENVTVLRGRAEEMVGKLGVDVVTARAVAPLDRLAGWGMPLLRPYGQMLALKGDTAEQELVESRAALTRLGAVKWSVIGVGEGVLVTPTRVVRVEAGESPGGVKAATRRARAARAGRGGKGGEGAGRRGGSRGRR, from the coding sequence ATGGACAGGGACGGCACGGAGCCCGAGGCGCCGCTGGAGGGGCCGGGGCAGGCGCCGGAGGCGGCGGGGCGGATCTTCGGCGATCGGCTGCCGCTGGCCGTGCGCTACACCGAGCTGCTGGCGACCGCGGGGGTGCAGCGCGGGCTGATCGGCCCGCGCGAGGTGCCCCGGCTGTGGGACCGGCACGTGCTCAACTGCGCGGTGCTGGCCGAGCTGCTGCCCGCCGAGGTCTCGCTGTGCGACGTCGGTTCGGGCGCCGGGCTGCCGGGCATCCCGGTGGCGCTGGCCCGGCCGGACGTGTCGGTGACCCTGCTGGAGCCGCTGCTGCGGCGCACCACCTTCCTGGAGGAGGTGGTGCGCGAACTCGGCCTGGAGAACGTCACGGTGCTGCGCGGCCGGGCCGAGGAGATGGTCGGCAAGCTGGGGGTGGACGTGGTGACCGCCCGGGCGGTCGCGCCGCTGGACCGGCTGGCCGGCTGGGGCATGCCGCTGCTGCGCCCGTACGGGCAGATGCTGGCGCTCAAGGGCGACACCGCCGAGCAGGAGCTGGTGGAGTCGCGGGCGGCGCTGACCCGGCTCGGCGCGGTGAAGTGGTCGGTGATCGGCGTCGGCGAGGGCGTGCTGGTGACCCCGACCCGGGTGGTCCGGGTGGAGGCGGGGGAGAGCCCCGGCGGCGTCAAAGCGGCCACCCGCCGGGCCAGGGCGGCCCGGGCGGGACGTGGCGGCAAGGGCGGCGAGGGCGCGGGCCGGCGGGGCGGGAGTCGCGGGCGGCGCTGA
- the rnpA gene encoding ribonuclease P protein component, which yields MLPTENRLRRRQDFTTAVKRGRRAGRPLLVVHLHREAAPDGGADRNSDFHPHVAEGLPSARAGFVVSKAVGPAVVRNAVKRRLRHLVRERLSRLPAGSLIVVRALPAAATAPYPDLEHDLDAALRRLLRSEPTGSAPTGTGR from the coding sequence GTGCTGCCCACCGAGAATCGGCTGCGGCGGCGCCAGGACTTCACGACCGCGGTGAAACGCGGTCGGCGTGCCGGTCGGCCCCTGCTGGTGGTCCACCTCCACAGAGAGGCGGCGCCCGACGGAGGAGCCGACCGGAACAGCGACTTCCACCCGCACGTCGCCGAGGGGCTTCCTTCGGCGCGTGCGGGTTTCGTCGTGAGCAAGGCCGTGGGGCCGGCCGTGGTCCGCAACGCGGTCAAGCGTCGTCTGCGTCACCTGGTCCGCGAACGCCTGTCCCGGTTGCCCGCAGGTAGCCTGATAGTGGTACGGGCGCTGCCGGCTGCGGCGACGGCCCCGTACCCGGACCTCGAGCACGACCTGGACGCGGCCCTGCGCCGCCTGCTCAGGTCGGAACCGACCGGCAGTGCCCCGACGGGAACAGGGCGATGA
- the dnaA gene encoding chromosomal replication initiator protein DnaA, whose protein sequence is MADVNSDLVLMWSRVVERLVSDSDVVEKDKNWVRRTQPMWMMHDTALLAAPNEFAKQVLEGRLLPQLTDAISQEFGRQVRIAVMVDANAAPAGEPDPEPELDPEPVPEWPHPRPEQSYPAHAEQPYPVRNEQPYPGGPGYPQPGPPPGSWPGRGGDDYQRSPYPSGYPAAEPYRTPAQAPYRDHQPGAEAGGWGEPAPMPERRPDPAPRRSHRPGPDSAQGDLFGGALGSPDEDRPRQGGSRRGARPAAPSHAPVERAPGVPAPPGAPPAGGSRKDEPNARLNPKYLFDTFVIGASNRFAHAAAVAVAEAPAKAYNPLFVYGESGLGKTHLLHAIGHYSRSLFPGTRVRYVSSEEFTNEFINSIRDGKADAFRKRYRDIDILLVDDIQFLASKESTQEEFFHTFNTLHNANKQIVLSSDRPPKQLITLEDRLRNRFEWGLITDVTPPELETRIAILRKKAIQEQLNAPADVLEFIASRITRNIRELEGALIRVTAFANLNRAPVDLELAGIVLKDLIPGGDEDAGPEITAQVIMQQTAAYFGLGVEDLCGSSRSRVLVTARQIAMYLCRELTDLSLPKIGAQFGGRDHTTVMHADRKIRSLMAERRSIYNQVTELTNRIKS, encoded by the coding sequence GTGGCTGATGTCAACAGCGATCTCGTCCTGATGTGGTCGAGGGTCGTCGAGCGACTGGTCAGCGACAGCGATGTCGTGGAGAAGGACAAGAACTGGGTGCGCCGCACCCAGCCGATGTGGATGATGCATGACACCGCCCTGCTCGCGGCGCCCAACGAGTTCGCCAAGCAGGTGCTGGAGGGCCGGCTGCTGCCGCAGCTGACCGACGCCATCTCGCAGGAGTTCGGCCGGCAGGTCCGGATCGCGGTGATGGTGGACGCCAACGCCGCCCCGGCCGGCGAGCCGGACCCGGAACCGGAGCTCGACCCCGAGCCCGTCCCGGAGTGGCCGCACCCGCGCCCCGAGCAGTCCTACCCGGCGCACGCCGAGCAGCCCTACCCCGTCCGGAACGAGCAGCCGTACCCGGGCGGGCCCGGCTACCCGCAGCCCGGGCCGCCGCCCGGGAGCTGGCCGGGCCGGGGCGGGGACGACTACCAGCGCTCGCCGTACCCGTCGGGCTACCCGGCGGCCGAGCCCTACCGGACGCCCGCCCAGGCCCCGTACCGCGACCACCAGCCCGGTGCGGAGGCCGGTGGCTGGGGGGAGCCCGCCCCGATGCCCGAGCGGCGGCCGGACCCGGCCCCGCGGCGCTCGCACCGGCCCGGGCCGGACTCCGCGCAGGGCGACCTGTTCGGCGGGGCGCTCGGCTCCCCGGACGAGGACCGGCCGCGCCAGGGCGGCTCCCGCCGCGGCGCCCGGCCCGCCGCCCCGTCCCACGCCCCGGTCGAGCGCGCCCCCGGTGTCCCGGCCCCGCCCGGCGCTCCCCCGGCCGGCGGCTCGCGCAAGGACGAGCCGAACGCCCGGCTGAACCCCAAGTACCTGTTCGACACCTTCGTGATCGGCGCCTCCAACCGCTTCGCGCACGCCGCGGCGGTGGCGGTGGCCGAGGCGCCGGCCAAGGCGTACAACCCGCTCTTCGTCTACGGCGAGTCCGGGCTCGGCAAGACCCACCTGCTGCACGCCATCGGGCACTACTCGCGCAGCCTGTTCCCGGGCACCCGGGTGCGGTACGTGAGCTCGGAGGAGTTCACCAACGAGTTCATCAACTCGATCCGGGACGGCAAGGCTGACGCGTTCCGCAAGCGCTACCGGGACATCGACATCCTGCTGGTCGACGACATCCAGTTCCTGGCCAGCAAGGAGTCGACGCAGGAGGAGTTCTTCCACACCTTCAACACCCTGCACAACGCGAACAAGCAGATCGTCCTCTCGTCGGACCGGCCGCCCAAGCAGCTGATCACCCTGGAGGACCGGCTCCGCAACCGCTTCGAGTGGGGTCTGATCACCGACGTCACCCCGCCGGAGCTGGAGACCCGGATCGCCATCCTGCGCAAGAAGGCGATCCAGGAGCAGCTGAACGCCCCGGCCGACGTGCTGGAGTTCATCGCCTCCCGGATCACCCGGAACATCCGGGAGCTGGAGGGCGCGCTGATCCGGGTCACCGCCTTCGCCAACCTGAACCGGGCCCCGGTCGACCTGGAGCTGGCCGGCATCGTCCTGAAGGACCTGATCCCGGGCGGGGACGAGGACGCCGGGCCGGAGATCACCGCGCAGGTGATCATGCAGCAGACCGCCGCGTACTTCGGGCTGGGCGTGGAGGACCTGTGCGGATCCTCCCGCAGCCGGGTGCTGGTGACGGCCCGTCAGATCGCCATGTACCTGTGCCGGGAGCTGACCGACCTGTCGCTGCCGAAGATCGGCGCCCAGTTCGGCGGCCGGGACCACACCACGGTGATGCACGCGGACCGCAAGATCCGCTCGCTGATGGCCGAGCGCCGGTCCATCTACAACCAGGTCACCGAGTTGACCAACCGCATCAAGAGCTAG
- a CDS encoding ParB/RepB/Spo0J family partition protein — MSGTRRGLGRGLGALIPATQPTAGGAPAEAVPVAAVPVVPTDRGTVAAKAAAESLRELAGDQRRSVLEAALAPVDGARFAELPLESISPNPRQPREVFDEEKLAELVSSIKEVGLLQPVVVRQTGPERYELIMGERRWRASRLAGLDAIPAIVRATEDDKLLLDALLENLHRAELNALEEAAAYDQLLRDFGCTHDELADRVGKSRPHVSNTLRLMKLPVSVQLKVAAGEVTAGHAKAILMVPDAERQEKLATRVVAEHLTVRATEEIAKLLAGIEPKKRAPRAEPLPTPAFDELAGRLSDRFETRVKVEVAQNGGKFGRGKVVLEFGSVEDLNRILDSLAPGERGLPLA, encoded by the coding sequence GTGAGTGGCACGCGCAGGGGTCTGGGCAGGGGTCTGGGAGCGCTGATCCCGGCGACCCAGCCGACCGCCGGGGGAGCCCCGGCCGAGGCGGTGCCGGTCGCGGCGGTGCCGGTGGTGCCGACCGACCGCGGCACGGTGGCCGCCAAGGCCGCCGCGGAGAGCCTGCGGGAGCTGGCCGGCGACCAGCGCCGCAGCGTCCTGGAGGCGGCGCTCGCCCCGGTGGACGGCGCCCGGTTCGCCGAGCTGCCGCTGGAGTCGATCAGCCCCAACCCGCGCCAGCCGCGGGAGGTGTTCGACGAGGAGAAGCTCGCCGAGCTGGTCTCCTCGATCAAGGAGGTCGGCCTGCTCCAGCCCGTGGTGGTGCGTCAGACCGGGCCGGAGCGCTACGAGCTGATCATGGGCGAGCGCCGCTGGCGGGCCTCCCGGCTCGCCGGGCTGGACGCCATCCCGGCGATCGTCCGGGCCACCGAGGACGACAAGCTGCTGCTGGACGCGCTGCTGGAGAACCTGCACCGCGCCGAGCTGAACGCGCTGGAGGAGGCGGCCGCCTACGACCAGCTGCTGCGCGACTTCGGCTGCACGCACGACGAGTTGGCCGACCGGGTGGGCAAGTCCCGGCCGCACGTCTCCAACACGCTGCGGCTGATGAAGCTGCCGGTGTCGGTGCAGCTGAAGGTGGCGGCCGGGGAGGTCACCGCCGGGCACGCCAAGGCGATCCTGATGGTGCCGGACGCCGAGCGGCAGGAGAAGCTGGCCACCCGGGTGGTGGCCGAGCACCTGACGGTGCGGGCCACCGAGGAGATCGCCAAGCTGCTGGCGGGCATCGAGCCGAAGAAGCGGGCCCCGCGCGCCGAGCCGCTGCCCACCCCGGCCTTCGACGAGCTGGCCGGGCGGCTGTCGGATCGCTTCGAGACCCGGGTCAAGGTCGAGGTCGCCCAGAACGGCGGCAAGTTCGGCCGGGGCAAGGTGGTACTGGAGTTCGGTTCGGTCGAGGACCTGAACCGGATCCTGGACAGCCTGGCCCCGGGCGAGCGGGGCCTGCCGCTGGCCTGA
- the trxA gene encoding thioredoxin, with the protein MAGATKEVTDATFDAEVLKSDKPVLVDFWATWCGPCRQVAPVLEDIAAEHGDKLTVVKLDVDANQETAAAYNVISIPTLNVYKGGELVKTITGARPKAALLRELAEYL; encoded by the coding sequence GTGGCCGGCGCCACCAAGGAAGTAACCGACGCCACCTTCGACGCCGAGGTCCTCAAGAGCGACAAGCCCGTCCTCGTCGACTTCTGGGCCACCTGGTGCGGCCCGTGCCGCCAGGTCGCCCCGGTCCTGGAGGACATCGCGGCCGAGCACGGCGACAAGCTGACCGTCGTCAAGCTCGACGTGGACGCGAACCAGGAGACCGCCGCGGCGTACAACGTGATCTCCATCCCGACGCTCAACGTCTACAAGGGCGGCGAGCTGGTGAAGACCATCACCGGTGCCCGTCCGAAGGCCGCGCTGCTGCGCGAGCTGGCCGAGTACCTGTAG
- the dnaN gene encoding DNA polymerase III subunit beta, with amino-acid sequence MKFRVERDVLAEAVAWAARSLPARPPVPVLAGLLLTAQEGTLALSGFDYEVSARVELEADVEEAGTVLVSGRLLNDISRNLPNRPVEISTDGARVSVVCGTSRFTLPTLPVDEYPALPQMPTATGTVPGDVFASAVSQAAVAAGRDDTLPVLTGVRVEINGSGITLAATDRYRFAVRELLWKPEQDDINAVALVPAKTLQDIAKSLGSGDQVTIALSTGGAGEGLIGFEGAGRRTTTRLLEGEFPKFRSIFPTEFSAVAAVQTQPFLEALKRVSLVAERNTPVRLNFEQGVLTLEAGSGDDAQATERIDADLEGDDISIAFNPGYLEEGLKAIDAGYAQLSFTTPTKPALLTGKPAVDAEPDEAYQYLIMPVRLSG; translated from the coding sequence GTGAAGTTCCGGGTGGAGCGTGATGTCCTCGCGGAGGCGGTGGCCTGGGCTGCCCGCAGCCTCCCCGCGCGGCCGCCGGTGCCGGTGCTGGCCGGCCTGCTGCTGACCGCGCAGGAGGGCACCCTGGCGCTGTCCGGGTTCGACTACGAGGTGTCGGCCCGGGTCGAGCTGGAGGCGGACGTCGAGGAGGCCGGCACCGTCCTGGTCTCCGGCCGCCTGCTGAACGACATCTCGCGCAACCTGCCGAACCGCCCGGTGGAGATCTCCACCGACGGCGCCCGGGTCAGCGTGGTCTGCGGCACCTCCCGCTTCACGCTGCCGACCCTCCCGGTCGACGAGTACCCGGCGCTGCCGCAGATGCCGACCGCCACCGGCACCGTCCCGGGCGACGTATTCGCCTCGGCGGTCAGCCAGGCCGCGGTCGCCGCCGGCCGCGACGACACCCTGCCGGTGCTCACCGGCGTCCGGGTCGAGATCAACGGCAGCGGGATCACGCTGGCCGCCACCGACCGGTACCGCTTCGCCGTCCGCGAGCTGCTCTGGAAGCCCGAGCAGGACGACATCAACGCGGTCGCGCTGGTCCCCGCCAAGACCCTGCAGGACATCGCCAAGTCCCTGGGCAGCGGCGACCAGGTCACCATCGCGCTCTCCACCGGCGGCGCCGGCGAGGGCCTGATCGGCTTCGAGGGCGCCGGCCGGCGGACCACCACCCGCCTGCTGGAGGGCGAGTTCCCCAAGTTCCGGTCGATCTTCCCGACCGAGTTCTCGGCGGTCGCCGCGGTGCAGACCCAGCCCTTCCTGGAGGCGCTCAAGCGCGTCTCGCTGGTGGCCGAGCGCAACACCCCGGTCCGGCTGAACTTCGAGCAGGGCGTGCTCACCCTGGAGGCCGGCTCCGGCGACGACGCCCAGGCCACCGAGCGGATCGACGCCGACCTCGAGGGCGACGACATCTCGATCGCCTTCAACCCCGGCTACCTGGAGGAGGGGCTCAAGGCGATCGACGCCGGCTACGCGCAGCTGAGCTTCACCACCCCGACCAAGCCGGCCCTGCTCACCGGCAAGCCCGCGGTCGACGCGGAGCCGGACGAGGCCTACCAGTACCTGATCATGCCGGTCCGCCTCTCCGGCTGA
- the rpmH gene encoding 50S ribosomal protein L34, whose product MSKRTFQPNNRRRAKTHGFRLRMRTRAGRAILANRRAKGRSALSA is encoded by the coding sequence GTGAGCAAGCGCACCTTCCAGCCGAACAACCGTCGTCGCGCCAAGACCCACGGCTTCCGGCTGCGCATGCGTACCCGTGCCGGCCGCGCCATCCTGGCGAACCGCCGCGCCAAGGGCCGCAGCGCCCTGTCCGCCTGA